One genomic region from Pyxicephalus adspersus chromosome 1, UCB_Pads_2.0, whole genome shotgun sequence encodes:
- the LARP4 gene encoding la-related protein 4 isoform X1, producing the protein MLLFVEVASKGAGLNPNAKVWQEIPQANTEVTQTVNGTEDSWDEASAATESHTEESLNEACKPFEVMYSASCEANRNGLHVEETAANGMDLLVPDELGYQMFDVSGDGTSPVPQAVSAEDLKECLKKQLEFCFSRENLSKDLYLMSQMDSDQFVPIWTIANMEGIKKLTTDMDLIVEVLRSTPVVQVDEKGEKVRPNHKRCIIILREIPETTPVEEVKALFDNENCPKVISCEFAHNNNWYVTFQSDTDAQQAFKYLREEVKTFQDKPIMARIKAINTFFAKNGYRAVDSSVYTQPVQTQAQFASPLFMQPVYSPHQQYSIYNIVPQTWSPSPAPYFETPLAPFPNGGFVNGFNSSGSYKTSAASISIGRPFHRSRVKTQFRSSTNASERTTDSGTTVVSLTDINVNRARSFPSERHNTLTGHQDVFSKDTLSIHSEQNGTDGGVRGRRNGFRGRRRRDDDRTTRPLTTMEEMAQTPKFDLLASNFPPLPGSIASTPGEPILESRMADVVKGICKEKENKELPPNMSTHTQDEPAKTPLQQPVTCSSHSTSEDVTPLPTPPSNPIIEKKATEISCHKDVASQTSAVLPVCNATSVKPPKPTTTAPIASVPPAQSTQEPRKLSYAEVCQKPPKEPTPAPVQPLRELRSNIAPPAKNEESAIPEKNAEKPHEKPEGKVKDSPGYRNNGTPRGGAGKIREQRRQFGRRSSPQGATRRNGKEQYVPPRSPK; encoded by the exons ATGCTCTTGTTCGTGGAG gtggCGTCAAAAGGTGCTGGTTTGAATCCAAATGCCAAGGTATGGCAGGAAATTCCACAAGCAAACACTGAAGTTACTCAAACTGTCAATGGCACTGAAGATTCTTGGGATGAAGCATCAGCCGCAACAGAATCGCATACAGAAG AAAGTTTGAACGAGGCTTGTAAACCATTTGAAGTAATGTATTCTGCATCTTGCGAAGCGAACAGAAATGGTCTTCATGTAGAAGAAACAGCGGCCAATGGAATGGACTTATTAGTACCAGATGAACTTGGATACCAAATGTTTGACGTATCTG GTGATGGCACTTCACCCGTTCCACAAGCTGTTTCTGCAGAGGATTTGAAAGAATGTTTAAAGAAACAACTTGAATTCTGCTTTTCAAG agaAAACTTGTCAAAAGATCTATATTTAATGTCACAAATGGATAGTGATCAGTTTGTACCCATATGGACTATTGCCAACATGGAAGGAATTAAGAAGCTGACCACTGACATGGACCTCATTGTTGAAGTTCTCCGTT ctactCCTGTGGTGCAAGTTGATGAAAAAGGAGAGAAAGTGAGACCAAATCATAAGCGATGTATTATCATTCTTCGTGAAATCCCAGAAACTACTCCTGTGGAG GAGGTGAAAGCGTTATTCGATAATGAAAATTGCCCCAAAGTAATAAGTTGTGAGTTTGCTCACAATAACAACTGGTATGTTACATTCCAGTCTGACACAGATGCACAGCAG gcatttaaatatttaagggAAGAAGTTAAAACATTTCAGGACAAGCCAATAATG GCTAGGATAAAAGCCATCAACACGTTTTTTGCAAAGAATGGATACCGAGCAGTGGACTCCAGTGTGTACACTCAGCCTGTTCAGACTCAAGCACAGTTTGCCTCTCCACTCTTTATGCAGCCTGTATATAGCCCTCATCAACAGTATTCAATTTATAACATTGTGCCTCAAACATGGTCTCCAAGCCCAGCACCTTACTTTGAAACACCGCTG GCTCCGTTTCCTAATGGTGGTTTCGTAAATGGTTTTAACTCTTCAGGATCTTATAAAACAAGTGCTGCTTCAATAAGTATAGGAAGACCTTTCCATAGAAGCCg tgtGAAGACTCAATTTCGATCATCCACAAACGCTTCAGAAAGGACTACAGACAGTGGCACTACAGTTGTATCATTAACAGATATAAATGTGAATAGAGCACGCTCCTTTCCCTCAGAAAGGCACAACACATTAACAGGACACCAGGATGTTTTTTCAAAAGACACGCTATCTATACATTCAGAACAGAATGGTACAGACGGAGGGGTCAGAGGGAG GAGAAATGGTTTTCGTGGTAGAAGACGAAGGGATGATGACCGCACTACA cgCCCTTTGACTACAATGGAAGAAATGGCACAAACACCAAAGTTTGACTTACTGGCATCCAATTTTCCTCCCCTGCCTGGAAGTATAGCAAGCACACCTGGAGAGCCCATACTTGAAAGTAGGATGGCTGATGTTGTAAAAGGAATTTGCAAGGAAAAA GAGAATAAAGAATTGCCTCCAAATATGTCTACGCATACTCAGGATGAACCTGCAAAAACTCCTCTTCAGCAGCCTGTCACATGCTCCTCGCACAGTACTTCGGAGGATGTTACCCCACTTCCAACTCCCCCAAG CAATCCCATTATTGAGAAAAAGGCCACCGAAATTTCTTGTCACAAAGATGTTGCAAGCCAAACATCGGCAGTGTTACCAGTGTGCAATGCTACTTCTGTGAAACCACCTAAACCTACCACCACTGCACCTATAGCAAGTGTGCCTCCTGCCCAGAGCACACAG GAACCACGTAAATTAAGTTATGCTGAAGTATGTCAGAAACCTCCGAAGGAGCCTACACCAGCTCCAGTCCAGCCACTTCGTGAGCTTCGCTCCAACATAGCACCACCTGCCAAAAATGAAGAAAGCGCTATTCCAGAAAAAAACGCTGAAAAGCCACATGAGAAGCCTGAGGGAAAAGTCAAAGATTCCCCAGGATATCGCAACAATGGAACACCCAGAGGAGGTGCAGGGAAAATCAGGGAACAGAGGCGACAGTTTGGACGCAGGTCTTCACCTCAGGGAGCAACACGGCGTAATGGCAAGGAGCAATATGTGCCACCCAGATCACCAAAGTAA
- the LARP4 gene encoding la-related protein 4 isoform X2, translating to MYSASCEANRNGLHVEETAANGMDLLVPDELGYQMFDVSGDGTSPVPQAVSAEDLKECLKKQLEFCFSRENLSKDLYLMSQMDSDQFVPIWTIANMEGIKKLTTDMDLIVEVLRSTPVVQVDEKGEKVRPNHKRCIIILREIPETTPVEEVKALFDNENCPKVISCEFAHNNNWYVTFQSDTDAQQAFKYLREEVKTFQDKPIMARIKAINTFFAKNGYRAVDSSVYTQPVQTQAQFASPLFMQPVYSPHQQYSIYNIVPQTWSPSPAPYFETPLAPFPNGGFVNGFNSSGSYKTSAASISIGRPFHRSRVKTQFRSSTNASERTTDSGTTVVSLTDINVNRARSFPSERHNTLTGHQDVFSKDTLSIHSEQNGTDGGVRGRRNGFRGRRRRDDDRTTRPLTTMEEMAQTPKFDLLASNFPPLPGSIASTPGEPILESRMADVVKGICKEKENKELPPNMSTHTQDEPAKTPLQQPVTCSSHSTSEDVTPLPTPPSNPIIEKKATEISCHKDVASQTSAVLPVCNATSVKPPKPTTTAPIASVPPAQSTQEPRKLSYAEVCQKPPKEPTPAPVQPLRELRSNIAPPAKNEESAIPEKNAEKPHEKPEGKVKDSPGYRNNGTPRGGAGKIREQRRQFGRRSSPQGATRRNGKEQYVPPRSPK from the exons ATGTATTCTGCATCTTGCGAAGCGAACAGAAATGGTCTTCATGTAGAAGAAACAGCGGCCAATGGAATGGACTTATTAGTACCAGATGAACTTGGATACCAAATGTTTGACGTATCTG GTGATGGCACTTCACCCGTTCCACAAGCTGTTTCTGCAGAGGATTTGAAAGAATGTTTAAAGAAACAACTTGAATTCTGCTTTTCAAG agaAAACTTGTCAAAAGATCTATATTTAATGTCACAAATGGATAGTGATCAGTTTGTACCCATATGGACTATTGCCAACATGGAAGGAATTAAGAAGCTGACCACTGACATGGACCTCATTGTTGAAGTTCTCCGTT ctactCCTGTGGTGCAAGTTGATGAAAAAGGAGAGAAAGTGAGACCAAATCATAAGCGATGTATTATCATTCTTCGTGAAATCCCAGAAACTACTCCTGTGGAG GAGGTGAAAGCGTTATTCGATAATGAAAATTGCCCCAAAGTAATAAGTTGTGAGTTTGCTCACAATAACAACTGGTATGTTACATTCCAGTCTGACACAGATGCACAGCAG gcatttaaatatttaagggAAGAAGTTAAAACATTTCAGGACAAGCCAATAATG GCTAGGATAAAAGCCATCAACACGTTTTTTGCAAAGAATGGATACCGAGCAGTGGACTCCAGTGTGTACACTCAGCCTGTTCAGACTCAAGCACAGTTTGCCTCTCCACTCTTTATGCAGCCTGTATATAGCCCTCATCAACAGTATTCAATTTATAACATTGTGCCTCAAACATGGTCTCCAAGCCCAGCACCTTACTTTGAAACACCGCTG GCTCCGTTTCCTAATGGTGGTTTCGTAAATGGTTTTAACTCTTCAGGATCTTATAAAACAAGTGCTGCTTCAATAAGTATAGGAAGACCTTTCCATAGAAGCCg tgtGAAGACTCAATTTCGATCATCCACAAACGCTTCAGAAAGGACTACAGACAGTGGCACTACAGTTGTATCATTAACAGATATAAATGTGAATAGAGCACGCTCCTTTCCCTCAGAAAGGCACAACACATTAACAGGACACCAGGATGTTTTTTCAAAAGACACGCTATCTATACATTCAGAACAGAATGGTACAGACGGAGGGGTCAGAGGGAG GAGAAATGGTTTTCGTGGTAGAAGACGAAGGGATGATGACCGCACTACA cgCCCTTTGACTACAATGGAAGAAATGGCACAAACACCAAAGTTTGACTTACTGGCATCCAATTTTCCTCCCCTGCCTGGAAGTATAGCAAGCACACCTGGAGAGCCCATACTTGAAAGTAGGATGGCTGATGTTGTAAAAGGAATTTGCAAGGAAAAA GAGAATAAAGAATTGCCTCCAAATATGTCTACGCATACTCAGGATGAACCTGCAAAAACTCCTCTTCAGCAGCCTGTCACATGCTCCTCGCACAGTACTTCGGAGGATGTTACCCCACTTCCAACTCCCCCAAG CAATCCCATTATTGAGAAAAAGGCCACCGAAATTTCTTGTCACAAAGATGTTGCAAGCCAAACATCGGCAGTGTTACCAGTGTGCAATGCTACTTCTGTGAAACCACCTAAACCTACCACCACTGCACCTATAGCAAGTGTGCCTCCTGCCCAGAGCACACAG GAACCACGTAAATTAAGTTATGCTGAAGTATGTCAGAAACCTCCGAAGGAGCCTACACCAGCTCCAGTCCAGCCACTTCGTGAGCTTCGCTCCAACATAGCACCACCTGCCAAAAATGAAGAAAGCGCTATTCCAGAAAAAAACGCTGAAAAGCCACATGAGAAGCCTGAGGGAAAAGTCAAAGATTCCCCAGGATATCGCAACAATGGAACACCCAGAGGAGGTGCAGGGAAAATCAGGGAACAGAGGCGACAGTTTGGACGCAGGTCTTCACCTCAGGGAGCAACACGGCGTAATGGCAAGGAGCAATATGTGCCACCCAGATCACCAAAGTAA